Proteins from one Acropora muricata isolate sample 2 chromosome 9, ASM3666990v1, whole genome shotgun sequence genomic window:
- the LOC136927299 gene encoding small ribosomal subunit protein eS24-like, which translates to MDDRTATIRTRKFLTNRLLQRRQMVVDILHPGKANIPKTEVREKLAKMYKTTADVIFCFGFKTIFGGGRSTGFALIYDSLKDAKAIEPKYRLARHGLYEKPKTSRKQRKERKNRMKKVRGMKKLKVGTGKK; encoded by the exons ATG gACGACAGGACAGCAACAATTAGAACACGCAAGTTTTTGACCAACCGGCTGCTTCAGCGGAGGCAAATG GTTGTAGACATTCTTCACCCTGGGAAAGCCAATATTCCTAAAACTGAAGTACGTGAGAAGTTGGCAAAAATGTACAAAACAACAGCAGATGTCATATTCTGCTTTGGTTTCAAGACCATATTTGGTGGTGGAAGAAGTACAGGCTTTGCTCTGATATATGATTCTTTGAAGGATGCTAAAGCGATTGAGCCAAAGTACCGCCTGGCCAGA CATGGTCTGTATGAAAAACCCAAGACCTCACgtaagcaaagaaaagaaagaaagaaccgTATGAAGAAAGTCCGTGGAATGAAGAAGTTAAAAGTAGGCACTGGAAAGAAG tga
- the LOC136927298 gene encoding uncharacterized protein, translated as MADSVATGLGNISVKHSGMRQWTKNKDRKKKKASKRPIVQFNMRKDKKIIAEYHTLNKQINALRKSRSIGKGEKDRRIADLQEKREKIGGINAYQEASRLGEARHGSFNSAKWVVKQLKAFDVQPSSQQTKLKILDVGALDNNYQKHCKWIQCTPIDLNPQNNRVIQADFLTLNDKKDYDAIVLSLIINFEGDFRKRGEMLRKCEELIVDQGHLFIVLPLACLENSRYLDKDFFVSMLGSLGFEVCLCQSSRKLCFFMFKKTSQISGKSFSKHVVRKGGNRNNFAIVL; from the coding sequence atggcggacagCGTAGCCACGGGACTTGGAAATATTTCAGTGAAGCACAGTGGAATGCGACAATGGACTAAAAACAAGGATcgcaaaaagaagaaagcatCAAAAAGGCCAATTGTGCAGTTTAATATGAGAAAAGATAAGAAGATAATAGCTGAATATCACACTTTGAACAAACAGATTAACGCGTTGCGGAAAAGTCGATCTATAGGCAAAGGTGAAAaagatcgcaggatcgcagacctacaagaaaaaagagagaaaattgGAGGTATAAATGCTTATCAAGAGGCCTCAAGACTGGGAGAGGCTCGCCATGGAAGTTTCAACTCAGCAAAATGGGTGGTCAAACAGTTGAAAGCTTTTGATGTCCAACCTTCTTCTCAACAAACTAAACTGAAAATTCTAGATGTTGGTGCCCTTGACAATAATTACCAAAAGCATTGTAAATGGATTCAGTGTACACCTATTGACTTGAATCCACAAAATAATCGAGTAATACAAGCTGATTTTTTGACGCTGAATGATAAGAAAGATTATGATGCTATTGTCCTTAGTTTGATCATTAACTTTGAAGGAGATTTTCGCAAACGAGGCGAAATGCTAAGAAAAtgtgaagaactcattgttgaTCAAGGACACTTGTTTATTGTTCTACCTCTGGCGTGTCTGGAAAACTCACGCTACTTAGATAAGGATTTTTTTGTGTCTATGTTGGGAAGTCTTGGGTTTGAAGTTTGTCTCTGCCAAAGTAGCAGGAAACTGTGCTTTTTTATGTTCAAGAAGACAAGCCAGATATCAGGGAAATCATTTTCTAAGCATGTGGTACGGAAAGGTGGAAACCGTAATAATTTTGCCATTGTGctttaa
- the LOC136927295 gene encoding synaptotagmin-5-like, translated as MTKMFKILGDVLDDIRQKNFPDPTTVSFTNFSTPYEIATEKAVGLPKWVIILIAIGGGLLLGAATLVFVWRMRVKYKRELEKQRNQKYPRVSFTIPPPRMGESPIPLQTNYPQREQKGLENYLDPEIYREEEKEEGPPFMGAAKLSFSLRYDKISEELMVCLLRATRLTPIGENVTVTPYVKIFLLPDKKRKVQSRVQRRTSNPVFFEDFVFCVSPEDLPKRTLEFTVCEFDRFSRQQVIGHVQYPLNSVNVLDSPSGTGEIWANISSQDFEEGVDKGEVLFSLQFLPTSSRLTLAVIKAKDLKINGEAQGTETLDPYVKVAMIMGGKTVKKRKTVTKRRSSNPVYNEAFVFTVLPSGLDHISFMLSVYTGSKVGGSKKLIGRAVVGPYMFSTGQGLSHWNEMINSPRNPVAQWHSLI; from the exons atgacaaaaatgttcaaaatctTGGGCGACGTTTTGGACGACATACGACAGAAGAATTTCCCCG ACCCTACAACTGTAAGTTTTACAAATTTTTCAACGCCGTATGAGATTGCGACAGAGAAGGCAGTAGGACTCCCAAAATGGG taaTCATTCTTATTGCTATCGGAGGCGGGCTGCTTCTTGGAGCTGCAACCCTTGTGTTTGTTTGGCGCATGCGTGTCAAATACAAGCGCGAATTGGAAAAACAACGAAATCAAAAGTATCCTCGAGTGTCCTTCACAATACCGCCGCCCAGAATGGGTGAATCACCGATCCCACTGCAGACCAATTACCCACAACGAGAACAAAAGGGACTGGAAAATTATTTGGATCCGGAAATTTACAG agaagaagaaaaagaggaaggTCCTCCATTTATGGGTGCAGCAAAGCTCTCGTTTTCATTACGCTATGACAAAATCAGTGAAGAATTAATGGTTTGCCTCTTACGAGCAACACGGTTGACTCCAATAGGAGAAAACGTCACCGTTACACCGTATGTCAAGATCTTCCTTCTCCCGGACAAGAAACGTAAAGTCCAGTCCAGAGTTCAACGAAGAACTTCCAATCCTGTTTTCTTTGAAGATTTCGTGTTTTGTGTGTCACCCGAAGATCTTCCGAAAAGAACGCTCGAGTTTACTGTTTGCGAATTCGATCGATTTTCCCGCCAACAGGTTATTGGTCACGTGCAATACCCGCTGAATAGTGTGAACGTCCTAGACTCACCCTCGGGAACAGGAGAGATCTGGGCAAATATTAGCAGTCAGGATTTCGAG GAAGGAGTGGATAAAGGAGAAGTGTTATTTTCACTACAGTTTCTTCCAACATCGAGTAGACTCACATTAGCTGTAATTAAAGCGAAAGATTTGAAGATTAATGGGGAGGCACAAGGCACAGAAACTTTGG ATCCTTATGTCAAAGTTGCTATGATTATGGGAGGAAAAACTGTGAAAAAGCGAAAGACAGTTACAAAAAGGAGATCCAGTAATCCCGTTTACAACGAAGCCTTCGTCTTCACTGTCCTTCCCTCTGGTCTCGATCACATCAGCTTCATGCTCTCCGTTTACACCGGATCGAAGGTCGGTGGATCAAAGAAGCTGATTGGTCGAGCGGTTGTAGGGCCTTACATGTTCTCCACAGGACAGGGACTGTCGCATTGGAATGAAATGATCAACTCACCACGGAACCCTGTGGCACAGTGGCATTCGTTGATATAg